The nucleotide sequence GCGGTAAGCCGGGATGCCGTCCTGCTCGGTGATGCTGATCGACTTGACCCAGGTGCTGAAGCGCACCGGTATGCCACGGCGTATGCTGGTGATTTCGACCTCGTCGCCGGGGGAGACGAAAAAGGCGCCGTGCGAGGGAAACAACTCGTCGATCAGCACGTAGCGCTCGAGTGGATCGACTTTCAGGATCAGGCTCTGGTAGGTGTTGTCGGCCCGCCCCGGAAAACGGACCTCGACGAAACTGCGCTCCTCGACCATCTGTTGCAGGCGGATCACGGTCTGTTCGAAACTCGCCTGGCTGGTTTCCGCCACCGGTTCCGCCTCGGTCTCGTCGTTGCGCGTCCTGGACAGCAGGCTGCCAATCAGTTTTTTCAACCCGCCTTCCGCCATGCGCGTCCGCCATCCTGTGCTGCTTGAAGCCGCTGGCAGTATAACCCACGGCAAATCTATAGTATTCCGCTGAAACCCGGTGGTATCGAAGGGGGGGAGGGCAATGGATCCGGGATCGGGAGACAGAATCCGCAGGGTGACCGGCGCCAGTCGCGAACCACGGTGTGCGATGGCCAGGGCACGCGCCACCCAGGGTGTCGACCTCGTTCTTGCATCGTTGCTGGTTCTGCTGATGCTGCGCGCCCTGCCGGTTGCAGCCGGAGATTTGCCAGGCTGGTCGCGAATCGATTTCGAGGCGCACAAGTTCCTGCTCAGCGCCACCGCCAGCGTGCGGCTGCGCCATGCGGATCGCGCCGAGTTGCTCGAGGTGCCAGGTTACGAGGTCCGCGTTGCGCCACCGGGATCGTTGCTGCGCATGGAAGCCGCGAGTTCATTTCTGATGTCCGAATCGCGGACGCTGTTGTGGCTCGATGGCGACACCGTGCAATTGTTGCAGAAGGAGCGTATCGATGAGCGTGGCTACGGACGCTACAAATCGAGCCGTGTTCTTCGCGACGGCATCTACCGGTGGCAGCGACGTGCCGAGGCCGATGACGCCAACGCCGAACCGGCAAGCTGGCGCATAAAACGTGAAGGCTTCAGCCCGACAGCGCCGATCGGTGATCGTGCGTATACGGATACCCTGGCGCTGTTGCTGGCCGCCGCGGCGTTGGTGCAGCGCGGCGACGCGGTCGTTGAGTGGTTGGTATACGATGACGGGGCTTTGCGCGAGGTCACCATGCGCGCCGATGGCGAGGTGGATTTGCGTATTCCCCATCGGCAATGGCAGGGTGATAAAACGATGCGTATCAGTACCCCGACCCGCTGCCTGCGGGTGCGCGTGGCGGCGCGCAGCCAGGCCACGGAAGAAGCGGAGTTCAGCCTGCTGGGGCTGCGCGGCGAGTTGCTGATGTACCTCGACCTGCGCTCGGGCGCGGTGCTGCGTATCAGTGGTCAGGAGCCCCGGATCGGGGCGCTGACGATCAATGCCACCCGCGTCTACCTCGTGCAGTAACCGCGAGATTGGGGGCCGCGCGCAGATCGAAGAGTCAGAGGCGGTGCTACGCAGCCTCGTCTGGTACGCCGAAATAATGCTGATAGCGCCGAAAATACTCGCGCTGGCGGCGCACCTCGTCGCTCTCTCCCAGGCCGTATTCGTGGCGCCCGAACTTGCCCTTGGGTTTATCTCGCAGGTATTGGCGCATCCGCGCTTCGACCTCGACAGTCAACGTCAACCCGAGCTGGCGGTAAACGCTGCGCAACGCCACCAGCGGCTGTTCGACCAGATCCGCATACAAAGAGTTGGAGCACTGCTGTCGGGGAATGGCGTCTTGCTCCAGCCAATCGATCACCCGATCGAGCCGCATCGCCATATGGTGCGGTGACAGCAAGCCCTCGAACGCCGTCACGTCCAGCGGCTTGTCGCTGCGCATCCAGTAAAAGGTACCGGCAAGGTTGGTCACCGACGCCTGTGCGCGCAGCGGATCGCGATGAGTGAACAACACCCGCGCATCGGGGAAAATTCGGAATAGCACAGGCAGATAATTGAGGTGCGAGGGTGCTTTCAACAGCCAGTGCGTGCGCGGGTTACGCCACTGCCACAGCTGCAGCATCCGCCGGTAGAAAGCATACGGATACTCCCAGTTTGCCCGCGTGGAAAGCCATTCCATGTAACTGGGCACCTGGAACAAAAAGGGAATATTCTCGCTAACGAAGGTGCAGGACTGCGCGATGATGCACTCGTTGGGCAGCCGTGCATCCATCTCGTGCATGGTGGCGTAGCTTGGGGTCACCCGGCTCCATTGCGTGATCAGCTGCTGGCAGCGCTCGATGCGCGGATCAGTATCGTAAGTCGCACGCTTGGGTGGCGGATAGGGGAACATCATTT is from Gammaproteobacteria bacterium and encodes:
- a CDS encoding sulfotransferase — its product is MDNREIHWTPPPRPDWLRRFNAEALHADIRNLVPLEADELIGTARRATGFNDFGSDEWREPFEILIRSLNEEAELHYFGRLMTRSDILVWLQALLGVEAAFRQHPEIADEVIDRPLVIAGLSRSGTSILFELLSQDPQFGSPRHWEMMFPYPPPKRATYDTDPRIERCQQLITQWSRVTPSYATMHEMDARLPNECIIAQSCTFVSENIPFLFQVPSYMEWLSTRANWEYPYAFYRRMLQLWQWRNPRTHWLLKAPSHLNYLPVLFRIFPDARVLFTHRDPLRAQASVTNLAGTFYWMRSDKPLDVTAFEGLLSPHHMAMRLDRVIDWLEQDAIPRQQCSNSLYADLVEQPLVALRSVYRQLGLTLTVEVEARMRQYLRDKPKGKFGRHEYGLGESDEVRRQREYFRRYQHYFGVPDEAA